In Electrophorus electricus isolate fEleEle1 chromosome 1, fEleEle1.pri, whole genome shotgun sequence, a single window of DNA contains:
- the lto1 gene encoding protein LTO1 homolog, whose translation MAFLSHTDDLFDSILMADDRFHTQGYRDGFEEGSREGTMEGRHHGALHGARLSAEVSFYHGFALAWKFLIQNHEEVKARKQLKAVESLVGLIQRFPHEDPQYENLQEDTAKIRAKFRQVCSLLNVVADFREYVGGSSQMSF comes from the exons ATGGCGTTTTTGTCGCACACGGATGATTTGTTCGACTCAATTCTTATGGCAGATGACAG GTTCCACACCCAGGGATACCGGGACGGCTTCGAGGAAGGCAGCCGTGAGGGAACGATGGAGGGACGACATCACGGGGCGCTTCACGGAGCCAGACTGTCTGCTGAG GTCTCTTTTTACCATGGCTTTGCCCTCGCATGGAAATTTCTGATTCAAAACCACGAGGAAGTTAAAGCAAG AAAGCAATTGAAAGCAGTTGAGTCTCTGGTTGGTTTAATCCAAAGGTTTCCACATGAAGATCCACAGTATGAAAACCTCCAGGAAGACACGGCAAAAATTAGGGCAAAGTTTCGACAG GTATGTTCTTTACTGAACGTGGTTGCAGACTTTCGTGAGTATGTTGGCGGATCATCACAAATGTCATTCTGA
- the ccnd1 gene encoding G1/S-specific cyclin-D1 codes for MEHQLFCCEVDTIRRAYQDANLLNDRVLQTMLKTEENYLPSPNYFKCVQKEILPKMRKIVATWMLEVCEEQKCEEEVFPLAMNYLDRFLSVEPTKKTRLQLLGATCMFLASKMKETVPLTAEKLCIYTDNSIRPCELLQMELLALNKLKWDLAAVTPHDFIEHFLTKLPIHQSTKQILRKHAQTFVALCATDVNFIANPPSMVAAGSVAAAVQGLYLKSSNGSLSSQNLTNFLSQVIRSDPDCLRSCQEQIESLLELSLRQAQQHSISTETKRVEEDADLSCTPTDVRDVNI; via the exons ATGGAACACCAGCTGTTTTGCTGCGAAGTGGATACCATTAGAAGAGCTTACCAAGACGCAAACTTGTTGAATGACCGAGTTTTACAGACAATGCTTAAAACAGAGGAAAATTATCTTCCTTCGCCAAATTATTTCAAATGCGTTCAGAAAGAAATTTTACCCAAAATGAGAAAAATCGTCGCCACATGGATGCTCGAG gtGTGTGAAGAACAGAAATGTGAAGAGGAGGTTTTCCCGTTGGCTATGAACTACCTGGACAGATTTCTATCTGTAGAGCCCACTAAAAAGACCAGATTACAGTTGCTCGGAGCTACCTGCATGTTTTTGGCCTCTAAAATGAAGGAAACCGTTCCATTAACAGCCGAGAAGCTTTGCATATACACTGACAACTCTATTCGTCCCTGCGAACTATTG CAAATGGAACTACTGGCACTGAACAAACTGAAGTGGGATCTAGCGGCAGTGACGCCACATGATTTCATCGAGCATTTCCTTACCAAACTTCCAATACATCAAAGCACCAAACAGATTCTGCGCAAGCATGCCCAGACGTTTGTGGCGCTCTGTGCAACAG ACGTCAACTTCATCGCCAACCCCCCTTCCATGGTGGCGGCGGGCAGCGTGGCGGCGGCCGTGCAGGGGCTGTACCTGAAAAGTAGCAAcggctctctctcctcccagaACCTCACCAACTTCCTCTCCCAGGTCATCAGGAGTGACCCG GACTGTTTGCGATCGTGCCAGGAGCAGATCGAGTCATTGCTGGAGTTGAGCCTCAGGCAAGCACAGCAACACAGCATCTCCACAGAGACCAAGCGCGTGGAGGAGGACGCCGACCTCTCCTGCACGCCCACAGACGTCAGGGATGTTAACATCTGA
- the fgf19 gene encoding fibroblast growth factor 19: MLLVILIALCGNDLLFSAEVGCLPLPDSGPLLANDWGEPVRLRHLYAARHGLHLQINKDGKIGGSHLQSSHSLVEIRTVDTGCVVIKGVATSKYLCMEANGRLYGSQIYVKEDCSFLERILPDGYNIYISGKHGTLVSLGGGKNRPQSALSQFLPMVNTLSQEPTDYKPRGVHFPVDPEQDRHLGFQADGMESFGRISQIVIQSPSFNKR, from the exons ATGCTGCTCGTCATTTTGATTGCCTTGTGCGGGAATGACCTCTTATTTAGCGCCGAGGTGGGATGCCTCCCGTTGCCCGACTCCGGCCCGCTTTTGGCCAATGACTGGGGAGAGCCAGTCCGACTTCGGCATCTGTACGCAGCTCGACACGGACTGcatctgcaaataaataaagacgGCAAGATAGGAGGATCGCACCTGCAAAGTTCTCACA GTTTGGTGGAAATTCGCACCGTTGACACTGGTTGTGTTGTTATCAAAGGAGTGGCGACCTCCAAGTATCTATGCATGGAAGCGAACGGAAGGCTGTATGGATCG CAGATCTATGTGAAGGAGGACTGCTCCTTTCTGGAGAGGATTCTGCCAGATGGCTACAACATCTACATCTCAGGCAAACATGGGACGCTCGTGAGCTTGGGTGGCGGCAAGAACCGACCCCAAAGTGCTCTTTCACAGTTCCTGCCCATGGTCAATACACTGTCACAGGAGCCTACAGACTACAAACCGAGAGGAGTGCACTTTCCAGTCGACCCGGAACAGGACCGTCATTTAGGTTTCCAAGCAGACGGCATGGAATCGTTTGGGAGGATCTCCCAAATTGTCATTCAAAGCCCCAGTTTTAACAAAAGATGA